TAGGCATTTTTATAGGAAACTGTAAAAAATATCAAATGAACTTTATGAATGTCCAGCTATTACTCCTCTCCAACTGGGAAATAAAAAATTTGACTCTTTAAAACTGTCGTGTTAAAATGAATGCTTTGATAGTTCATTTGAACAGGACGTACTTTCCACATGATCAACCACCTTTTATTTCCATTAAAGGTATTATACCtaattattgtcctggtaaaactGAGCTCCTTTGCTTTTACTGCTTTGATTGCTACCTTCAGAGaacaccccgccccccgcccgTACCTGTAATTTGCACACCATAGAGGAAAGTGTAAGCTGTGATTTGTCTAAAATTATAATTCATCATACTATATTATCTGCCAATATCCGATTCAGAGTCCCCACCTCAGACCAAAATGTGCATGCAAGCCAGAGTTTACCTGAGGATCAAAACGCTGAAAGAGCAATGTAACAAACTGAGCTAATTGGGTGGGGTttgtttctctctcactctctctcacccacaggcagGCACACTTTCACAGCGAACATCTAAAATCACCAGGGCATGCTTCTACATTGCATACATTTGGCAAGGCACCACAGTGACCCTCAAAATGTAagtattgggtcaaattctgctctcagtggcTCCGTCCTGATGGGCAAAAAAAGGGGTGCAATTTTCAATTACGTTGGCTCAATCCAACTGAAAAGTCCTTTTAATGCTCATTAATGCACAGGCTAACAGTTTTGAGGGCAGGTTTCAGCCTGGCCCAGACTAGTAAAGTTTGTCTAAACTAGGATTTAAAAGGTGTGATGTTAGCACATTAACTAACATGCTAGCTAACATATTGGAGAAGTCTAGTGTGGATAAGGCACTGGGTTTAGCATGTGCTAACCTATTCAAGTTATAGTCTAGACTTTTCAAACACAGTTAGCACAGTTAGCTAAAACTTACTAGCATTACACCTTAATTCCTCGTCCACACAAGGCTTAAGTGTCATAACTCTCAATGATTAGTAATGGATGTAACTTGACAGCAAAATTTGGCCAATTATCTTTAATGAAGAACTGAGTTAATGTTGACAAATCATTCTTAAATGAAGTCCAGATTCATATTTCCCTACAGTAAGattctgggggaaggggaaaaagtcTATCAATGCAGATAACTAGTTAGTTAGCcagcaaatataaaataaatcaaaaaacTTTAGTATTTGCTTTTCAGTACCCATGCACCAGAAGTAATGTACACCTTTAATTTGTCAAACAATTAGGACACATTCCAATTTGCCAATTTCAATTTTAGTATCATGCATTtaagtatatttttttaaaatacatatctaAGACAATAAGGACTAACAATTCAATATCCACATTACCAAGTTCATTAATACAAGATAATGAGTTTGAGTTATTTTGTGCTAtgaattgtatttttatttccaaaCATGTAATCTCAGAGGCAAAGACTTCAGATAATTGtgctatttaaatatttctgtggTTACTTTCAGTCAGGATAGATGCAAGACCTGCACATGCCACCTTTGATATAGGCTGGACCCATTTCAAGAATTGGAGGAAGTGAATAGAAACACAAGGATCAGTCACTCCTTTGATATCTGAATGCGCTGTTTCTAAGTAAATTGATTTGATCAGCCAGATAAATATTGTGAGTCATACTCAAAAGCCTAGACACAACAATATTTGTGCACTCTTGAAAGAATTTGTATACTATGCAAGCTTTACCTGACTAAATAGCTTGTCTTTTTACACCCGTCAGCCAGTCGTTTGGTGCtgagaaataaagaaatctaGCTTGCTTTCTcccattgggggaaaaaaaaagggggggggggccttGTGTATCAACTATTCCTGATTAGCAAACTAGTTAGGGCTTGCATCTTCTAGTTTCACTTGACAATTGATAACCAGTGTGCACACACTTCCACAGAGAAGGATTTTTCAGCACTGCAAACCTATGTAAAACATCCCAAGTGTCAGAACACCAGAATTAAAAGTAATGGGTAAAAATTTGCAATTTCCCGTAGCCCCACGTTTAAACTTGTAGTAAATAAGTtcttaatttattaattttaaccTTGTTTTtgttggagaggattcagaggagGCTGTGATATTTCTTAAATGCCAACCTAAAAATCAGATGTATAAAATCAGCACTAAGACCTTAGACTTGGAGAGACATGCTCAGAACAGGAAATGGTAGTTTGTTAATAAAGAAAGGTAAATCATTTTCTAAACTTCCGAGGGCACTTAGCAATGAAAGAATGTTGACCTCAGTGGAAGGTAACTGCTACAAGTGACAAATCAACTAAGCAACTTTCTTCTTAAAAGTGAGGCAAATGCTTTATATAAGTCTGGACTGCTTTCAGATCTGTCACTCCCTGTAGCATATTCTTCTCCTTTTAACAAATAATCATACAAACTCTTTGAAGTAACCATATTAGCTGTCCATTATTTCCAAGTACTGAGCCTGTGCAAGCCAAACCTTTTTGTGAACTAGTATTTCTTATTTCCTATTTAAAGCACAAAAAGCTCATCACTTAACAGGATAGGTCAGTTTTCAGTGTTGATTATTCCTAGTCTGGAATGAGTTCATGCATTTTcctatgttcattttcatcttaGGCTATGCAAACAGCATTTATACCATTTCTGTAAGGGTaagaaaaatgcattattttCAGTTAAAGAAATAACATTTAAAGTTTGCCTTTTCATTAACCTAAAGTTCTTAAATCAATTCATTATTTTAGCCACTTTGTGAACACGTTTCTTTGAATTTTTCcctctaaaaaaacaaacaaacaagcacaaACAAACCTCACAAATCAGATTTTCCAATTCAGAGCAATAAagataagggggaaaaaaatgacaaGCAGCCCAGTTTAATTTCAAACGTtaatatattttctattttatagtGAACATATGCATCTGTCACCCCTTATTTGCAGCAACTATGACGTCCCCATAAGAAGGGGTGACATTTGTAAGATGcctcttaaaataaatatttcttttttataaaataataaaacttcaAATAAATATTCTTTACACTAAACAATATgttgaaaaaaattagaaaataaaggCTGAATTTTACTGAAACTGTACAATATACATGAAGTCCAAAGAGAAATCAAAGTCTTGTAATAGAGGGTTTCCGTCAGGCAAAAAATACAATCTAAAAACATACTGATTGATTCACATTCTTCCGAATGTACAACATATTAGTATAATATTTTGTGACTGTGCCATGTTCTATGACACcactttttttttcacagttgaaAATATTATCGTATATACAAAAATATAGCACATTATCTCTGgcagaaaacaataaaaaaaaggaGTCATTTGCTAATTTACAAATTTTGCAAGTACTATTCACAAACAATAGAGTCACCTAGGAGTGTCTGTGTTGCTTTAGCTTATGCAATATATGGGTCCCAAAGTACTGCATCCCATATTTGAGCTCCATTAGCTAGGTTCTAACAAGCATATCAGTTAAGATGGCACACATGCAGAAAAGCAGTTCACTGCAAACAGCAAAGTATACCCCCAACCCTTCTAAAAACAGTGCCAAGGTTATAGCTGTTTAGTTGGTTGCACATGTGTGTTAGAAGAATCCTTATAACTTTAGTATTCCCGATTAGTGATGCTATGTTGGCTTTTCAAAGTTCCTGGGGGGAATACTGGGAACTTTGCAACAAACTATGTTTGAGTGTTTACAGCGGCATCCGGGCCGGTTTACCCAGTCATAACACCCCTGGCACAATTTAAGGCAACCCTTGGCTGGTAAGTAACACCACAAGCAAGGCAAAAAGAGGGATACAACACCCATGGCAGACCATCTAGTGCAGCAATGTGACTGACTGCAAGAGCATGGGTTGTCAGCACAGTTGTCCTCATCATCATTAGAGCAGTGATAGAAGAGGCATTTCACACAGCAAACACAAGTCCCATAATCAACCACATTCTGGGCTGAGCAAAGACACTGCTTGTCACAGATCCAACAGGATGGTAGGGTCCTTGGAGAAGTGCACTCCTTACACTTACATTTTCCACAGTCCTCACACCTATAGGCATGCATGCCCAAGTCTTCTTTGCTCAGGGGCTTCAGCTCGCTTGACTTGAACTCAGACTTGGGCTGCACCCTGATTATCCCATCAGCCGCTGGCCCAGAAGATGATCCTAAAAGTCTTTGTTCAGATGAATTACTGCTTGTACTTGTCCTTGTACTGCTCCGTGAACCGGTGCTGACCGTACTGATGGAACGGGACAAGGGTGCCCGGGAGGAAGAATGTACCTGTGCATGTTGGACCCTGGTAAGATGACGATGTTCAGGCAAGCCATGAGGTCTTTCGTTTTTGTGCTGGctagctggacgaggggcaggtTTAACCCCTGGTCGTGGAGCCACTGTAGGTCCCTCTGTGTACTCATTTGTATTTCGGATGGCCCTGATCTGGTCCAGTGACAACACATGAACCTGCTGTGTCAGAACATCCCTCAGGTCAGagtctccctgctgcctcccaccgTCATGCCGAACCTGTAGCAAAGACTGGGACCCACTGCCATTCTGAGCTCTTGTCTCCATCAGTATCCTGAAAAGTGGTCACTCCAGCAGGCTTAGAACACATCTGAACTCCTGTAGCAACAAAGAGAAGATTCACTATTGTGTCACATTGTACATTTGCAAATTGTCTTTCCTCCAAGGATCCTGGAGCATTTTACTAATTAAATAAGTACACCACCATTAAAATGGAGCCACATTAGAGGTGGAGGGCAGAAACCAGACTTGGTTAGTACTCTGCACCTGTCTGATTTTGCTAAAGAAACTCTTACTTTTACTAAACGCACTAAAGGACT
The Eretmochelys imbricata isolate rEreImb1 chromosome 1, rEreImb1.hap1, whole genome shotgun sequence DNA segment above includes these coding regions:
- the SPRY2 gene encoding protein sprouty homolog 2 — encoded protein: METRAQNGSGSQSLLQVRHDGGRQQGDSDLRDVLTQQVHVLSLDQIRAIRNTNEYTEGPTVAPRPGVKPAPRPASQHKNERPHGLPEHRHLTRVQHAQVHSSSRAPLSRSISTVSTGSRSSTRTSTSSNSSEQRLLGSSSGPAADGIIRVQPKSEFKSSELKPLSKEDLGMHAYRCEDCGKCKCKECTSPRTLPSCWICDKQCLCSAQNVVDYGTCVCCVKCLFYHCSNDDEDNCADNPCSCSQSHCCTRWSAMGVVSLFLPCLWCYLPAKGCLKLCQGCYDWVNRPGCRCKHSNIVCCKVPSIPPRNFEKPT